In Fervidobacterium nodosum Rt17-B1, one genomic interval encodes:
- a CDS encoding NAD(P)/FAD-dependent oxidoreductase — translation MSNIINVNSNSNQYNVCIIGGGITGTALAYFLCKLGERSVAVFEKSYLSSGSTGRCAGGIRQQWSTRSNVRLAMRSVKLFERFKEDVGMDIEYFQGGYLVLSYDEEEAAQFEKNVQMQKEEGLNVEILSPRQVKEKYPYINTDGLLMATFCQTDGHANPHKAVIGYAQAIRRMGGHIYTHTEVKGIDVQAGKVIGVDTSNGYFKCNVVVNAAGPWSRETSEMVGVDLPTESYRHQIIVTEALENFFPMMAISFSGNFYMRQTQHGQFVLGQGDKDEKPGINYNVTFRFEEELISKMVRTFPFLKNVRMMRHWSGMYNMSPDAQPIIGQSDKVKGYYYAVGYSGHGFMVAPAVGEALAELILFGKSLHTDISYLDVKRFENMTIEKEKNVV, via the coding sequence ATGAGTAATATAATAAACGTCAATAGTAATAGTAATCAATACAACGTTTGTATAATCGGTGGAGGAATAACGGGCACAGCGTTAGCGTATTTCTTGTGTAAGTTGGGTGAAAGGTCTGTTGCTGTCTTTGAAAAATCGTACCTATCATCTGGCTCAACGGGAAGATGCGCTGGTGGAATTAGACAGCAGTGGTCTACAAGATCAAATGTTAGACTCGCGATGAGGAGTGTTAAACTATTTGAAAGATTCAAAGAAGATGTTGGGATGGATATCGAATATTTCCAAGGTGGATACCTTGTGCTATCCTACGATGAAGAAGAAGCTGCCCAATTTGAGAAAAATGTCCAGATGCAAAAAGAAGAAGGATTAAACGTAGAAATCCTATCTCCAAGGCAAGTTAAGGAAAAATATCCTTACATTAACACAGACGGTCTTTTGATGGCAACGTTCTGCCAAACGGATGGGCATGCCAATCCACATAAAGCCGTTATCGGATACGCGCAAGCGATAAGACGTATGGGTGGGCATATATACACTCACACGGAAGTCAAGGGAATCGATGTTCAGGCAGGTAAAGTAATAGGTGTAGACACCTCAAATGGATACTTTAAATGTAATGTTGTTGTCAATGCCGCTGGTCCGTGGTCAAGGGAGACTTCCGAAATGGTAGGTGTTGATCTTCCAACTGAGAGTTACAGACACCAAATAATTGTAACGGAAGCTCTTGAAAATTTCTTCCCAATGATGGCAATAAGCTTCTCTGGTAATTTCTACATGAGACAAACCCAACACGGTCAATTCGTCCTTGGTCAAGGTGATAAAGACGAAAAACCGGGAATAAATTACAACGTAACGTTCAGATTTGAAGAGGAGCTCATCTCAAAAATGGTTAGGACATTCCCGTTTTTGAAAAATGTCAGGATGATGAGACATTGGAGTGGTATGTACAACATGTCACCTGATGCTCAACCTATCATTGGACAGAGCGATAAAGTTAAGGGATATTACTACGCTGTCGGATACTCAGGACATGGTTTCATGGTCGCACCAGCTGTTGGAGAAGCCCTAGCGGAATTGATTCTCTTTGGAAAGTCACTACATACTGACATAAGCTACTTGGATGTGAAAAGATTTGAAAATATGACGATAGAAAAAGAAAAAAATGTGGTATAA
- a CDS encoding GGDEF domain-containing response regulator, with product MKKILIVDDSKFWRLVLENIFKSRGYEVIVTEDATKAIEIALKEYPDVIISDYNMPGISGLQLCLYLRSIPAFSNAGIAVLTGSDDVINQFWAEHSGANKFISKLLTKDELERVLLEFVNGDFRANKNEKSMVVNNIYDVLEQKMRKEILNREVLSLIQFARDEYFVIKELKEFLKNFSSFDSIAFLLISPVAGRVYNFGFNLQREFLKNYLVRILEKPTEPANWNYVGEFGAEIFVKEEITHFILKYGENEVGIIAASNVSDRRNLSKVIYDANESVSLLFNTLNTFTEFKVASTVDGLTGLFNKKELLRFLEETHNLSKYNKKPYYVAMFDLDNFKKINDTYGHLVGDEVLKILGKILKEAVGDKGIAGRYGGEEFTLILTKIEKDEVVDFIEEILQKVRTAEFPHGKCTVSCGVVSSENYQSPTEVLKAADELLYIAKKSGKDRATYMFLPTDKEIKKIMDVIPTEHQAQT from the coding sequence TTGAAAAAGATATTGATAGTTGACGATAGTAAGTTTTGGAGGCTTGTGTTGGAGAATATTTTCAAAAGTCGTGGCTATGAAGTTATCGTAACGGAAGACGCGACAAAGGCTATAGAAATTGCTTTGAAAGAATATCCTGATGTTATCATAAGCGATTACAATATGCCTGGTATTTCTGGTTTGCAGCTTTGCCTTTACTTAAGGTCAATCCCTGCATTTTCAAATGCAGGGATTGCTGTCTTAACAGGTTCAGATGATGTTATAAACCAATTTTGGGCGGAGCATAGTGGGGCAAATAAATTTATATCAAAATTACTCACGAAAGACGAACTCGAAAGAGTTTTGTTAGAATTTGTCAATGGTGATTTTCGAGCAAATAAAAATGAGAAGAGTATGGTTGTAAATAATATATACGATGTGCTCGAGCAAAAGATGAGAAAAGAGATACTAAACAGGGAAGTTTTGTCGTTAATTCAATTTGCACGCGATGAATACTTTGTAATAAAAGAATTAAAAGAGTTTTTGAAAAATTTTTCTTCTTTTGACTCTATCGCTTTTTTACTTATCTCACCAGTTGCCGGTCGTGTATATAACTTCGGTTTTAATCTGCAAAGGGAATTTTTGAAAAATTACCTTGTTAGGATTTTGGAAAAACCGACAGAACCAGCTAATTGGAATTATGTTGGTGAATTCGGCGCCGAAATCTTCGTAAAGGAAGAAATTACGCACTTCATTCTGAAATACGGCGAAAATGAGGTGGGAATAATCGCCGCATCGAATGTTTCTGACAGAAGAAATTTGTCAAAGGTGATTTACGATGCAAACGAAAGCGTCTCACTTTTGTTTAATACTCTTAATACGTTCACAGAATTTAAGGTCGCCTCAACCGTTGATGGTTTGACAGGTCTTTTCAACAAGAAAGAGTTATTGAGATTTTTGGAAGAGACACACAATTTGTCCAAGTATAATAAAAAGCCTTATTACGTTGCGATGTTTGATTTAGATAATTTCAAGAAAATAAACGACACATACGGACATTTAGTTGGGGATGAGGTACTTAAAATTTTAGGAAAAATATTGAAAGAGGCTGTTGGAGATAAAGGTATAGCTGGAAGATACGGCGGAGAAGAGTTCACGTTGATTTTAACTAAAATAGAAAAAGATGAGGTTGTGGATTTTATTGAGGAAATCTTACAAAAAGTAAGGACCGCCGAGTTTCCACACGGAAAATGCACGGTCTCATGTGGTGTTGTAAGTTCTGAAAACTATCAATCACCTACTGAGGTACTGAAAGCAGCAGATGAGCTTTTGTACATCGCTAAGAAATCTGGGAAGGATAGAGCGACGTATATGTTTTTACCAACGGATAAAGAGATTAAAAAAATAATGGACGTTATCCCAACAGAACATCAAGCGCAGACATAA
- a CDS encoding ZIP family metal transporter translates to MNGFEKGILYSTLAGLATVFGAIPMLLIHKHLGEKLIDAMLGMAAGIMLAASAFSLVMPSLESGGILRFMIGFILGAVTIDLMDKFSPHEHFLKGHEGISAKRLAKIWLFVIAITIHNFPEGMAVGISGFTPQALGVAVAIGAQNIPEGTATMISLMNAGYSVKTSLWVTFLTGVVEIIGGVFGAGLILVSKGLLPYMLAFAAGAMIFVVSDEVIPETHVRGNERLATYFLILGFFIMSALDVLLG, encoded by the coding sequence TTGAACGGTTTTGAGAAAGGGATTTTGTACAGTACTTTAGCAGGTCTTGCGACGGTTTTCGGTGCAATTCCGATGTTGTTAATACACAAACACTTAGGTGAAAAGCTCATAGATGCGATGCTTGGCATGGCTGCGGGAATTATGCTCGCAGCTAGTGCTTTTAGTCTTGTTATGCCGTCTCTCGAATCCGGTGGAATATTAAGGTTTATGATAGGTTTTATACTCGGTGCGGTTACCATAGATTTGATGGATAAATTCTCACCGCACGAACACTTTTTGAAAGGGCATGAAGGAATCAGCGCGAAGAGGCTCGCGAAGATATGGCTATTTGTGATAGCGATAACTATACATAATTTTCCTGAAGGAATGGCGGTTGGAATAAGTGGATTTACACCGCAGGCTTTGGGAGTAGCAGTGGCGATAGGCGCTCAGAATATCCCTGAAGGAACTGCGACAATGATTTCGCTTATGAACGCGGGATACTCTGTAAAAACATCTCTTTGGGTAACGTTTCTAACAGGTGTTGTTGAAATAATAGGCGGCGTATTTGGAGCTGGATTGATATTAGTCAGTAAGGGATTATTACCTTACATGCTTGCGTTTGCCGCAGGAGCAATGATATTCGTTGTAAGTGATGAAGTTATACCTGAAACACACGTTAGAGGCAATGAACGGTTGGCAACGTACTTTTTAATCCTCGGATTTTTTATTATGTCTGCGCTTGATGTTCTGTTGGGATAA
- a CDS encoding MFS transporter, whose product MVSESIYKHEKRNLALIISGRFESLIGASALMIAMPLYVLDLTGSGTIMGIFSMLGILPRLITNPIGGVLGDRINRKWIMVGLDELRGLLLIFMGWLALMNKLSIVNLLLFRALLSVMDGLFDGPTAAMFGDVVRKENMKTATSLNSMAGAVSNIIGPILGGVLYGVYGFKNVIFMTAVLYILSGISELFIIYKFQLSKSEKLEFFKELGEGVRFVVQNKGLKFLFTFAIVINFLTSPLLSVVLPYIMRVKIGFSSTQFGTLEVFATVGALLGNILLVSIFRKSSSKQMIWLGLIAQGMVLIALSILIMPYFGFSKSILYMLFGVGFFLVGLFNIIINVPINANLQILTPSELRSRVFSVLNTIAMGTVPISSALYGFLIDKIDPFWFFLAINVISMIVVLIFLLKAPEEAYVPSNLPNTSTVSSNV is encoded by the coding sequence ATGGTTTCAGAGAGCATTTACAAACACGAGAAGCGGAACTTGGCGTTAATAATCAGCGGAAGGTTTGAATCGCTTATAGGTGCTTCTGCGTTGATGATTGCTATGCCGTTATATGTTCTGGATTTGACAGGTTCTGGAACGATAATGGGTATTTTCAGTATGCTTGGAATATTACCAAGGCTCATTACAAACCCAATAGGCGGGGTCTTAGGCGACAGAATAAATCGAAAATGGATAATGGTTGGTCTTGATGAGCTCCGCGGATTATTACTTATTTTCATGGGTTGGCTTGCGTTGATGAATAAATTAAGTATAGTAAATTTACTTCTTTTTAGAGCTCTCTTGTCGGTTATGGATGGTTTGTTTGATGGACCAACCGCGGCTATGTTTGGTGATGTTGTAAGAAAAGAGAACATGAAAACAGCCACTTCACTCAACTCTATGGCTGGAGCGGTTTCTAATATTATAGGCCCGATATTAGGTGGTGTACTTTACGGTGTGTATGGATTCAAAAACGTTATATTCATGACAGCTGTATTGTACATACTTTCAGGTATCAGCGAACTTTTTATAATTTATAAATTCCAACTATCGAAGAGTGAAAAATTAGAATTTTTTAAAGAACTTGGCGAAGGCGTAAGATTTGTTGTGCAGAACAAGGGATTGAAGTTTTTGTTTACATTTGCGATAGTTATAAATTTTTTAACCAGTCCTTTGCTGAGCGTTGTATTGCCGTACATAATGAGGGTAAAAATCGGATTTTCATCGACGCAATTTGGTACATTAGAAGTTTTCGCTACAGTTGGTGCACTGTTGGGAAATATCCTATTAGTATCAATTTTTAGAAAATCGAGTTCAAAGCAGATGATTTGGTTAGGGCTTATCGCCCAGGGTATGGTTTTAATCGCTCTTTCCATATTAATCATGCCATATTTTGGATTTTCGAAGTCAATATTGTACATGTTATTCGGAGTTGGCTTTTTCCTTGTTGGATTGTTCAACATCATAATAAATGTACCTATTAACGCTAATTTGCAAATTCTTACACCGTCTGAACTAAGGTCGAGAGTCTTTTCCGTGCTTAACACGATTGCGATGGGAACAGTGCCTATCTCTTCCGCACTCTATGGATTTCTAATAGATAAGATAGATCCATTTTGGTTTTTCTTGGCGATTAATGTAATATCTATGATTGTTGTGTTGATATTCCTTTTAAAAGCTCCCGAAGAGGCATACGTGCCATCAAATTTGCCAAATACTTCAACAGTTTCATCGAATGTATAA
- a CDS encoding M42 family metallopeptidase, translating into MPGVSGREEKVREKIIYMLEKNNFGEKQKNLPALSVDKIGNLIGKVPSRNNPESSKNVIVMAHMDEIGFYITSLRDDGKLEVRNVGGIIEDAIQGSFVEVVTGNGIVDGVIGTVPPHLKSDGVVFEKVVDVGARSKQELIDVGVSVMDYVVFKKHFSILNKEFLALRSLDDRFGCYTLIESCKDISPNSNLVFSWTVQEEVGLRGAKALLNHFATFERVDFDLAIAVDSFACCSKQNKHIELGKGPVIRAYDNSSISAPDVVKFILKLAEREGIPVQLGTTGGGNDASVFVEYGVPMVALSVPIRYLHSQVEMLNIKDLLNLIKLLRLFLESF; encoded by the coding sequence GTGCCAGGTGTGTCAGGAAGAGAAGAGAAGGTTAGGGAAAAAATTATTTATATGCTTGAGAAGAATAATTTTGGAGAGAAACAAAAGAATTTACCGGCTCTGTCGGTAGACAAAATAGGGAACTTGATTGGCAAAGTTCCAAGTAGAAATAATCCGGAAAGTTCAAAGAATGTGATTGTAATGGCGCATATGGATGAGATTGGTTTTTACATAACAAGTTTGAGAGATGATGGAAAGCTTGAAGTGAGAAATGTCGGAGGAATCATCGAAGATGCTATTCAAGGATCGTTTGTTGAAGTTGTTACTGGTAATGGTATTGTAGATGGTGTTATAGGCACGGTACCACCACACTTGAAATCTGATGGTGTCGTTTTTGAAAAGGTTGTCGATGTCGGCGCTCGTTCTAAACAAGAATTGATAGATGTGGGTGTATCGGTTATGGATTACGTGGTTTTTAAAAAGCATTTCTCCATACTTAATAAAGAATTTTTGGCTTTGAGAAGTTTGGATGATAGGTTTGGCTGTTACACTTTAATTGAAAGTTGTAAAGATATATCTCCGAATTCAAATCTCGTTTTTTCATGGACTGTGCAAGAAGAGGTCGGGCTTAGAGGTGCAAAAGCTTTGCTTAACCATTTTGCGACTTTTGAACGTGTTGATTTTGATTTAGCAATAGCTGTTGATTCTTTCGCGTGCTGTAGTAAGCAGAATAAACATATTGAGTTAGGAAAAGGACCTGTAATTAGGGCATACGACAACAGTTCAATTTCCGCTCCAGACGTAGTGAAGTTCATATTAAAACTAGCTGAGAGAGAAGGGATTCCGGTTCAATTGGGTACAACTGGCGGAGGAAATGACGCAAGTGTCTTTGTTGAATACGGTGTGCCTATGGTTGCACTAAGTGTGCCAATTCGATATCTGCACTCACAAGTTGAGATGCTTAATATCAAAGATTTGCTTAATTTAATTAAGTTATTAAGATTGTTCTTAGAGAGCTTTTGA
- a CDS encoding sulfite exporter TauE/SafE family protein, producing the protein MWMLVLLFFGGLVAGIINVLAGGGSFLTLPLLSLYGLAPSVANATNRIGILLQNISATGSFVKNKVLEPKRAGFLAIPTILGGIVGTSIVLKLPENIIKISVGIIFLVMSYFVLFSPKVWEEGKKDVKENKFLSFIVFFLIGLYGGYIQAGVGFFLIYALTMVEGYNIKSANAMKIFLTLLFTIFSLLLFSAGKKVEFVPGIVMGLGSFVGGYVGSYLNMKVNKKIIRIIVAVMMIISAISYLVK; encoded by the coding sequence ATGTGGATGTTAGTTCTTCTATTTTTTGGAGGATTAGTCGCGGGGATTATCAATGTGCTCGCAGGTGGTGGTTCTTTTCTCACGTTGCCGTTGTTGAGTCTCTATGGTCTTGCGCCAAGTGTCGCAAATGCAACAAACAGGATAGGAATACTTCTTCAAAATATTTCCGCCACTGGGAGTTTTGTAAAAAATAAGGTTCTTGAGCCCAAAAGGGCTGGATTTTTAGCTATTCCAACGATTCTAGGCGGAATTGTTGGGACTTCTATTGTGTTGAAATTGCCGGAGAATATAATAAAGATAAGTGTAGGTATTATATTTTTGGTGATGTCGTATTTTGTTTTGTTCTCACCAAAAGTTTGGGAAGAAGGTAAGAAAGATGTAAAGGAAAATAAGTTCTTAAGTTTTATCGTATTTTTCTTGATAGGTTTGTACGGCGGATATATCCAAGCAGGAGTAGGTTTTTTTCTTATATACGCGCTTACGATGGTTGAAGGATACAATATTAAGTCCGCTAACGCTATGAAGATATTTCTGACTTTGCTCTTCACAATTTTTTCTTTGTTACTCTTTTCAGCAGGTAAAAAGGTGGAGTTTGTTCCAGGTATAGTTATGGGTTTGGGCTCATTCGTGGGAGGTTACGTTGGTTCTTATCTCAATATGAAGGTTAATAAAAAGATTATTAGAATAATCGTCGCCGTTATGATGATAATTTCTGCGATAAGTTACTTAGTGAAATAA
- the pth gene encoding aminoacyl-tRNA hydrolase yields the protein MIVIGLGNPGEKYSNTRHNVGFMVLDRLSNSWKKGPNYLYSDINISGEKIKLIKPMTYMNLSGEVFKYLPHDDIIVVYDDLDLPLGKIRIRKNGSAGGHNGIKSIISFIGQDFPRIRVGIGPKPENIDAADYVLSNFTKEEFEVLDKIINLCTEAIEYIVENGIDKAMNRYNSIEISTGK from the coding sequence TTGATTGTAATAGGATTGGGAAATCCTGGCGAAAAATACTCGAATACACGTCACAACGTAGGCTTCATGGTACTTGATAGACTAAGCAATTCTTGGAAAAAGGGACCAAATTACCTTTACAGCGATATAAACATATCCGGTGAAAAGATAAAATTAATCAAACCCATGACGTACATGAACTTAAGTGGAGAGGTATTTAAATATCTTCCACATGATGATATAATAGTAGTGTACGATGACTTAGATCTACCGCTTGGAAAGATAAGGATAAGAAAAAATGGTAGTGCAGGTGGACACAACGGGATAAAATCGATAATCTCATTTATAGGTCAAGATTTCCCAAGAATAAGAGTGGGCATAGGTCCAAAACCTGAGAATATCGACGCCGCAGATTACGTACTTTCAAATTTTACTAAAGAAGAATTTGAAGTGCTCGATAAAATAATAAACTTATGCACAGAAGCGATAGAGTACATAGTTGAAAATGGCATAGATAAAGCAATGAATAGATATAACTCTATTGAGATTAGCACTGGCAAATAA
- a CDS encoding 50S ribosomal protein L25, whose translation MEHVVSAQLRSIVGNKRAVRRLRATGAIPAVAYGPGLEKPLSLVLNKTDFLKIFKHITESTPLTLVVKDENDKEVLKHLAFIKMVQYDKVTDEVKHVDFYVPEAHHKMRINVPIEIVGKAIGVEKGGIMEIIHHEVPVKALPDRVPEVIKIDVTNLELGETLRVKDVVLPEGVEIDMDDEDVLITVVVPRGLEVEETTTTETSNEPEVIKKGKKEEEEK comes from the coding sequence ATGGAACACGTAGTAAGTGCTCAACTTAGGTCTATTGTAGGTAACAAAAGAGCGGTAAGAAGACTCAGAGCGACTGGAGCTATTCCTGCGGTAGCTTACGGTCCTGGTTTAGAAAAACCACTCAGCCTTGTTTTAAACAAAACAGACTTTTTGAAGATTTTTAAACACATTACAGAATCAACACCTCTCACTCTCGTCGTAAAAGATGAAAACGACAAAGAAGTTCTTAAACACCTTGCATTCATTAAAATGGTACAGTACGACAAAGTAACAGATGAAGTAAAACACGTTGATTTTTACGTACCAGAAGCTCACCACAAGATGAGAATCAATGTACCTATAGAAATCGTTGGAAAGGCAATAGGTGTTGAAAAAGGCGGTATAATGGAAATTATCCACCACGAAGTACCAGTCAAAGCATTACCTGACAGAGTCCCTGAAGTGATTAAAATCGATGTAACAAATCTTGAGCTTGGTGAGACACTTAGAGTTAAAGACGTTGTTCTTCCAGAAGGTGTAGAAATAGATATGGATGATGAAGATGTTCTCATCACAGTTGTAGTTCCAAGAGGCCTTGAAGTAGAAGAAACTACAACAACAGAAACGAGTAACGAACCAGAAGTTATAAAGAAAGGTAAGAAAGAAGAGGAAGAAAAATAA
- a CDS encoding ribose-phosphate pyrophosphokinase — MQITRNEMKIFTGNANRVLAEKVASYIGMRLGDITVGRFADGEINVRIEETVRGHDVFLIQPTCPPVNENLMELLIMIDALKRASANSVAVVIPYYGYARQDRKAKGRDPITAKLVANLLTVAGATRVMTVDLHAEQVQGFFDIPVDNLWSFPVFLEELKKDSLLNDDAVIVSPDVGGVKRARQIAEKVGLPLAILDKRRPKDNVAEILNIIGDVRDKTAIIVDDIVDTARSLVEGANAVKNAGAKRVVACITHPVLSSGAPERIENSSIEKIYISDTIYHQSLPQKFKVVSVAPLLGEAIIRVRKNLSVSILFK, encoded by the coding sequence ATGCAGATCACAAGGAATGAAATGAAAATATTCACAGGTAATGCAAATAGAGTTCTTGCAGAGAAAGTTGCAAGCTATATCGGAATGAGACTCGGTGATATTACCGTTGGAAGGTTTGCGGACGGTGAGATAAACGTCAGGATAGAAGAGACTGTTAGAGGTCACGACGTGTTTTTAATTCAACCCACATGCCCACCTGTAAACGAAAATTTAATGGAACTATTAATTATGATAGATGCCTTAAAACGTGCTTCAGCTAACAGCGTTGCAGTTGTTATCCCTTATTATGGATACGCAAGACAAGACAGAAAAGCAAAAGGAAGAGACCCGATTACAGCTAAGCTTGTTGCGAACCTTCTCACCGTTGCCGGTGCCACAAGGGTTATGACAGTTGATTTACACGCAGAACAAGTACAAGGCTTTTTTGATATACCAGTTGACAATCTTTGGAGTTTTCCAGTATTCCTTGAAGAATTGAAAAAAGATAGCCTTTTAAACGACGATGCCGTCATAGTTTCACCGGACGTTGGAGGAGTTAAGAGAGCAAGACAGATAGCGGAAAAAGTAGGCTTACCGCTAGCCATATTAGATAAAAGAAGACCGAAGGACAACGTTGCAGAGATATTGAATATAATCGGTGACGTAAGGGATAAAACAGCGATAATAGTTGACGACATAGTTGATACTGCTCGTTCTTTAGTGGAAGGAGCAAACGCTGTTAAAAATGCGGGAGCTAAGAGGGTCGTTGCTTGTATAACGCATCCTGTACTATCTTCTGGTGCTCCTGAAAGAATTGAGAATTCAAGTATTGAAAAGATTTATATTAGTGATACAATATATCATCAGAGCCTACCGCAAAAATTCAAGGTAGTTTCAGTTGCACCACTACTTGGTGAGGCTATAATAAGAGTTAGAAAGAACCTTTCGGTAAGTATATTATTTAAATAA
- the glmU gene encoding bifunctional UDP-N-acetylglucosamine diphosphorylase/glucosamine-1-phosphate N-acetyltransferase GlmU, protein MKVLILAAGLGKRMKSKYPKVVHKILGKPMINWVVDLGKAFGEVGVVVGHKADIVKSYLPEDVKTYLQEPQLGTGHAVMCARDFISENEDLLVLYGDVPLLSKETINKLKKEHEEQKNQVTVLTFVTDNPAGYGRIIRENGKVRIVEDKDATEEEKKIKEVNSGIYIFSGKFVLENLDKLSNNNAQGEYYLTDLVGMAERSSTVILEDIVEVSGVNDRIQLAQLETIAKQRILEKLMLSGVTIVDPNSTFIGPDVEIGMDTIIYPFTIIEGYTKIGEDCEVGPYSHIVDSNIGNEVKVIRSEVEKSVIENKVSVGPFSRLREGTVLKEKVKIGNFVETKKTTVGKNSKAQHLTYLGDATIGEDVNVGAGTITCNYDGYKKYPTYIGDGAFIGSNSSLVAPVNIGKGAITGAGSVITEDVPNDALALGRARQIIKEGWAKKKREELKNADHKE, encoded by the coding sequence ATGAAAGTTCTAATTCTTGCTGCAGGACTTGGGAAACGCATGAAATCGAAGTATCCCAAAGTTGTCCACAAAATCCTTGGAAAACCTATGATAAATTGGGTTGTTGACCTTGGAAAGGCGTTCGGTGAAGTTGGTGTGGTTGTGGGACATAAGGCAGATATAGTAAAAAGCTATTTGCCAGAGGATGTAAAAACATACCTCCAAGAACCACAACTTGGCACTGGACATGCGGTTATGTGCGCAAGGGATTTTATCTCGGAAAATGAAGATTTGCTCGTTCTGTACGGAGATGTTCCTCTGCTCAGTAAAGAGACTATAAATAAACTAAAAAAAGAACACGAAGAGCAGAAAAACCAAGTAACAGTATTGACATTTGTGACGGATAATCCTGCAGGTTATGGAAGAATCATAAGAGAGAACGGTAAAGTACGAATCGTTGAGGATAAAGACGCGACAGAAGAAGAAAAGAAAATCAAAGAAGTGAATAGTGGCATTTATATCTTTTCTGGTAAGTTTGTTCTTGAGAATCTTGATAAATTAAGCAATAACAACGCGCAAGGTGAATACTACTTAACAGACCTTGTTGGAATGGCGGAACGCTCCTCAACGGTTATCCTTGAAGATATCGTTGAAGTTTCCGGTGTAAACGATAGAATACAATTAGCTCAGCTTGAAACGATAGCGAAGCAACGTATACTTGAGAAACTCATGCTTTCAGGTGTAACTATAGTCGACCCAAATTCTACATTCATAGGTCCAGACGTAGAAATTGGTATGGACACAATAATTTATCCATTTACAATAATAGAAGGTTATACTAAAATAGGTGAGGATTGTGAGGTAGGTCCTTACTCGCACATAGTTGATTCTAACATAGGTAACGAAGTGAAAGTGATTCGCTCTGAGGTTGAAAAATCAGTTATCGAAAACAAAGTATCGGTTGGCCCATTCTCAAGACTGAGGGAAGGTACAGTATTGAAAGAGAAAGTGAAGATAGGGAACTTCGTTGAGACGAAAAAAACGACAGTTGGTAAAAACTCCAAAGCTCAGCATTTAACATATCTTGGTGACGCGACAATTGGAGAAGATGTTAACGTAGGTGCCGGAACAATCACATGCAATTACGATGGATACAAAAAGTATCCAACATATATAGGTGATGGTGCATTCATTGGAAGTAATTCATCACTTGTTGCCCCAGTTAATATAGGTAAAGGAGCAATTACTGGAGCCGGTTCAGTGATTACAGAAGATGTTCCAAACGATGCGCTAGCGCTTGGCAGGGCAAGGCAAATAATAAAAGAAGGTTGGGCAAAGAAAAAAAGGGAGGAATTGAAAAATGCAGATCACAAGGAATGA